DNA from Solidesulfovibrio sp.:
CCCAAGGGAAAAACAAACCGGGCCGTCTCGTTGGAGGCGGCCCGGTTTGTTTCATCAATACGGCAGGCTGTTAAAACGAAAAGACTTTGGCCTCTGCGGCGATGTCGATCATGTCCGGGGCGGTGCTGATCGCGAAGTTTGGCGGCAGGTCGTCCCCACTGATGAGCCGGGCCTCGGCGCAGGGCTTGCACACCAGAATCCGCACGCCCTTTTCCTGCAAGGCCCGGATCTGGTCGATCAAGGCGTCGCCGGTGGGAATGCGCACCTTCTCGGCCATGCTCAAGTTGCTCCAATACACCGCGTCGTCGAGCAGAAACACCGTGACCTCATGCCCCTTGTTGGCCGCGACCTTGGCCAGGAAAAAAGCCCGCACCGCCCGGACCGGATCCTCCGGGCCACGGGACAAGGCAAACAGAAATTTCGCCATCACTCCCCTCGTTCTCGTCTGGGTTGAGGACATTGTCGACCGCAACACAATGCAAACGACCGGCATGGAGGCAGCATAACGCGCAAACGCCGGCGATGGAAAGTCGCAACCCGCCTCTACTGCGACCCGTTCCACCCGGCCAGGACCAGCCGCGTCGCCGCCGCCAGCACCTCCCGCCGGGCCGGCGCGTTGCGTTGCGGCTGCGTGAAATAGACGGCCAGCACCAGCGGTGAACCTTGCGGCGGCCACAGGACGGCCACGTCGTTGGTCGTGCCGAAATCACCGCTGCCGGTCTTGTCGCCGACCGTCCAGCCCGGCGGCACCCCGGCCCGAATGCTGGCCCCACCCGTGGTGTTGCCCCGAAGCCAAGCCACGAGCAGGTCGCGCTTTTCGGGGGGGAGCGCGTCACCGAGCGTCAGGCGCGCCACCGTGCGGGCCATGGCCTCGGGTGTGGTGGTATCGCGGGGGTCGCCGGGAATGGCGCTGTTGAGTTCCGGCTCGATGCGGTCGAGGCGGAAGGTGGCGTCGCCCAGACGGCGGGCAAAGGCCGTCAGCGCACCGGGGCCGCCAAGCTCGGCCAAGAGCAGATTGGCGGCCGTGTTGTCGCTGGCCTGGATGGCGGTGGCGCACAGCCCGGCCACGTCCATGCCCTGGCCCAAGTGCTCCCTGGTGACCGGCGCCCAGGCGAGCAGGTCGCGCGCGCCGTAGGCGACGTGTCTGGCGAGCAGCCCCGGCTCGTCCCGGCTCTTGTCCAGGACGGCCGCCGCCAGCACCAGCTTGAACGTGCTGCACAGCGCAAAGCGCTCGCTACCCCGGTAGGCGAAGCCACGGCCGGTGGCCGGGTCGAGGACGGCCAGGCCGAGCCGCCCCCCGGCCCCGCGTTCCAGGGCCGCCAGCCGGG
Protein-coding regions in this window:
- a CDS encoding DsrE family protein; the protein is MAKFLFALSRGPEDPVRAVRAFFLAKVAANKGHEVTVFLLDDAVYWSNLSMAEKVRIPTGDALIDQIRALQEKGVRILVCKPCAEARLISGDDLPPNFAISTAPDMIDIAAEAKVFSF
- the bla gene encoding class A beta-lactamase; amino-acid sequence: MRYRVLWRWLLPMLLAVVACGLAGAAWAGQRGDRVLRSRLAALERGAGGRLGLAVLDPATGRGFAYRGSERFALCSTFKLVLAAAVLDKSRDEPGLLARHVAYGARDLLAWAPVTREHLGQGMDVAGLCATAIQASDNTAANLLLAELGGPGALTAFARRLGDATFRLDRIEPELNSAIPGDPRDTTTPEAMARTVARLTLGDALPPEKRDLLVAWLRGNTTGGASIRAGVPPGWTVGDKTGSGDFGTTNDVAVLWPPQGSPLVLAVYFTQPQRNAPARREVLAAATRLVLAGWNGSQ